A portion of the Nitratidesulfovibrio termitidis HI1 genome contains these proteins:
- a CDS encoding methyl-accepting chemotaxis protein: MKLSLKLTVTFGALLALMLGLGLYGNYMFAGIVGQTGELTGNWLPSLNQVSDIRASMNAVRRAELQHVLSEEKSDMDEEERNLEKARTETLEFVRGYERLIASEGERRLYEQLKTQVNTYFAVLPELIPLSRAMKTAEARDLSTHKGRPAFRGALQTLLALVDMNNKGAAEAGSLTEKTASTARTVNLALVLVSLAGGIAATLYIIRSTLAQLGEDPGYLYEVSREIAAGNLAVNFRTSRHKGVYDAMQQMVGTLKSKIAEAEDKSRQAGVKEQEALTAMREADEARRQAESAKRDGMLQAAQKLESVVEVVSSASEELSAQIEQSDKGTEEQARRVAETATAMEEMNASVLEVARNAGGAADVSENARRMADEGSTIVGKVVDGIGQVQQQSLALKRDMEELGRQAESIGQIMNVISDIADQTNLLALNAAIEAARAGDAGRGFAVVADEVRKLAEKTMHATQEVGAAVRGIQQGTRTNMEHVDRSVGTIEEATNLARRSGESLREIVRFVDAAADQVRGIATASEQQSAASEEINRAVEQVSAISTETAQAMREAATAVNELANQSQVLKRLVEELKQS; the protein is encoded by the coding sequence ATGAAACTGTCTTTAAAACTTACGGTGACATTCGGTGCGCTTCTCGCGCTGATGTTGGGCCTTGGTTTATACGGGAATTACATGTTTGCAGGCATTGTGGGGCAAACGGGCGAGCTGACGGGAAACTGGTTGCCAAGCCTCAATCAGGTGAGTGACATCCGTGCGTCGATGAATGCCGTGCGCCGTGCGGAATTGCAGCATGTCCTGTCCGAGGAAAAATCGGATATGGATGAGGAGGAACGCAATCTTGAAAAGGCGCGGACGGAGACGCTGGAGTTCGTGCGCGGTTACGAACGACTTATTGCAAGTGAAGGCGAGCGCCGCCTCTACGAACAGCTGAAGACGCAGGTGAACACGTATTTCGCGGTACTGCCGGAACTCATTCCCCTTTCCCGCGCCATGAAAACGGCAGAGGCGCGTGATCTCTCGACGCACAAGGGGCGGCCCGCGTTTCGCGGGGCGTTGCAGACCCTGTTGGCCCTGGTGGACATGAACAACAAGGGCGCTGCAGAGGCGGGCTCGTTGACGGAGAAGACCGCGTCCACCGCCCGCACCGTGAATCTCGCGCTGGTGCTGGTTTCGCTGGCGGGTGGCATTGCCGCCACGTTGTACATCATCCGCTCCACGCTGGCCCAACTGGGCGAAGACCCCGGCTATCTGTACGAAGTTTCGCGCGAGATAGCCGCTGGCAACCTTGCGGTGAACTTCCGCACCAGCCGGCACAAGGGCGTGTATGACGCCATGCAACAGATGGTAGGCACGCTGAAGTCCAAGATCGCCGAGGCAGAGGACAAGAGCCGCCAGGCCGGGGTCAAGGAGCAGGAGGCCCTGACCGCCATGCGCGAGGCCGACGAGGCCCGCCGCCAGGCCGAAAGCGCCAAGCGCGACGGTATGTTGCAGGCCGCGCAAAAGCTGGAAAGCGTGGTGGAGGTGGTGTCTTCAGCGTCGGAGGAACTGTCCGCCCAGATCGAGCAGTCCGACAAGGGCACGGAAGAGCAGGCGCGCCGGGTGGCGGAAACCGCCACGGCCATGGAAGAGATGAACGCCAGCGTGCTTGAGGTGGCTCGCAACGCGGGCGGCGCCGCCGACGTCTCGGAAAACGCGCGCCGCATGGCCGACGAGGGCTCGACCATCGTCGGCAAGGTGGTGGACGGCATCGGGCAGGTGCAGCAGCAGTCGCTGGCGCTGAAGCGCGATATGGAAGAACTGGGGCGGCAGGCGGAATCCATCGGCCAGATCATGAACGTGATCAGCGACATCGCCGACCAGACCAACCTGCTGGCGCTGAACGCCGCCATCGAGGCGGCACGCGCGGGCGATGCCGGGCGCGGCTTTGCCGTGGTGGCAGACGAGGTGCGCAAACTGGCGGAAAAGACCATGCACGCCACCCAGGAGGTGGGCGCGGCGGTGCGGGGCATCCAGCAGGGCACACGCACCAACATGGAGCACGTGGACCGTTCCGTGGGCACCATCGAGGAAGCCACCAACCTTGCCCGTCGCTCGGGCGAATCGCTGCGCGAGATCGTGCGCTTCGTCGATGCGGCTGCCGATCAGGTGCGCGGCATCGCCACTGCCTCGGAGCAGCAGTCCGCCGCCAGCGAGGAAATCAATCGCGCCGTGGAGCAGGTAAGCGCCATTTCCACGGAAACGGCCCAGGCCATGCGCGAGGCGGCAACCGCCGTGAACGAACTGGCCAACCAGTCGCAGGTGCTCAAGCGCCTGGTGGAGGAATTGAAGCAAAGCTGA
- a CDS encoding cytochrome c family protein has protein sequence MVRFRSISALCCVAALAGVMAAATASPVRAASPYAGSAACQPCHAGEYEKFQKHSKKARSWKSVATMAPKLTPDELRGCYECHVTGYGKGGFVDYATTPQFADVGCETCHGPGAAHVDAGDPSLIGKPTMATCEGCHNASRVRSFGFKPLLHSGAH, from the coding sequence ATGGTCCGTTTTCGATCGATCAGCGCCTTGTGTTGCGTGGCCGCCCTTGCGGGGGTGATGGCGGCTGCGACGGCTTCGCCTGTCCGGGCGGCCTCGCCCTATGCGGGCAGCGCCGCATGTCAGCCCTGCCATGCCGGGGAATACGAGAAGTTCCAGAAACATTCCAAGAAGGCCAGGTCGTGGAAGAGTGTGGCCACCATGGCCCCCAAGCTGACGCCGGATGAGTTGCGCGGCTGCTATGAATGCCACGTGACCGGGTATGGCAAGGGCGGTTTCGTGGACTATGCCACCACCCCGCAGTTTGCCGACGTGGGCTGCGAAACCTGCCACGGACCGGGCGCGGCCCACGTCGACGCGGGCGACCCATCACTTATCGGCAAGCCCACCATGGCCACCTGCGAAGGCTGCCACAACGCAAGCCGGGTGCGTTCGTTCGGTTTCAAGCCGTTGTTGCACAGCGGCGCGCACTAG
- a CDS encoding methyl-accepting chemotaxis protein: MGGTLARSLSLRTSLLVTVIAVSVFAVIIGTGAWRQRHAALEELETVVRRESGMIKTAIDRPMLLGNDAGTRAEFAELARHYADTTVHLASFNGNITYSTRPEAERRDLSEVLTDPGLRDLTGRARREALEASLLLERDGRSVFAHVVGIRNEPSCHHCHGASQPLLGQLVVMQDVTPILAGVNGRILESAGISAAGLVALLAGVILFIRRAIVARVQRLADASTAIAGGDLNADLAVGGHDELARLAANLHGMVGGLKKELGFSKGILSGMTLPFLVAGTDGRVSYCNAALLRMLGLDGTPEAQAGKTVGDLMFGEPQRDTVTDRVLRERSAHTGQRVDLDSRKGGQVHVVVDSAPLLDLDGNLIGAFSVYTDITEMQRQQARIEEQHARIARAAEAARQVSARVSSASGELSEQVEEASSGADEQRGLAVESASAMEQMNASVMEVASNAGSAADLAGSAHEQARQGSAVVEEAVACINRVAEQARVLEHDMGELGIQAEGVGRIIGVIEDIADQTNLLALNAAIEAARAGDAGRGFAVVADEVRKLAEKTMQATREVVGFVEAIRAGVGRSRAATDEAVRLVEQSTGLAGRSGEALLAIVGTVDRTAEQVRAIATAAEQQSAASEQITRAVDRISTISGHTADSMRHSAGAVSDLARLAQELDGIIDDMR; the protein is encoded by the coding sequence ATGGGGGGAACTCTCGCGCGTTCGCTCAGCCTGCGCACCTCGCTTCTGGTGACGGTCATCGCCGTCAGCGTGTTCGCGGTCATCATCGGCACCGGGGCGTGGCGCCAGCGCCACGCGGCCCTGGAGGAGCTTGAAACCGTGGTCCGCCGCGAGTCGGGCATGATCAAGACGGCCATCGACCGCCCCATGCTGCTCGGCAACGACGCGGGCACCCGCGCCGAATTCGCCGAACTGGCCCGCCATTACGCGGATACCACCGTGCACCTGGCCAGCTTCAACGGCAACATCACCTATTCCACCCGGCCAGAGGCGGAACGGCGCGACCTTTCCGAGGTGCTGACCGACCCCGGCCTGCGCGACCTGACCGGCCGCGCCCGGCGCGAAGCGCTGGAAGCGTCGCTGCTTCTGGAGCGGGACGGCAGGTCGGTGTTCGCGCATGTCGTGGGCATCCGCAACGAACCGTCATGCCATCACTGCCATGGCGCTTCGCAACCATTGCTGGGGCAACTGGTGGTGATGCAGGACGTCACGCCCATTCTGGCCGGGGTGAACGGGCGCATCCTGGAAAGCGCGGGCATCTCGGCAGCGGGGCTGGTGGCCCTGCTGGCCGGGGTCATCCTGTTCATCCGGCGGGCCATCGTGGCCCGGGTGCAGCGCCTTGCCGACGCCAGCACGGCCATTGCCGGGGGCGACCTGAACGCCGACCTTGCCGTGGGCGGCCATGACGAACTGGCGCGCCTGGCCGCCAACCTGCACGGCATGGTGGGCGGTCTGAAGAAGGAACTGGGCTTTTCCAAGGGCATCCTGAGCGGCATGACCCTGCCCTTTCTGGTGGCGGGCACGGATGGCCGCGTCAGCTACTGCAACGCGGCCCTGTTGCGCATGCTGGGGCTGGACGGCACGCCGGAAGCCCAGGCTGGCAAGACCGTGGGCGACCTGATGTTCGGCGAACCGCAGCGCGACACCGTGACCGACCGCGTGCTGCGCGAACGCAGCGCGCACACCGGCCAGCGCGTCGACCTGGACAGCCGCAAGGGCGGGCAGGTGCACGTGGTGGTGGATTCGGCGCCGTTGCTGGATCTGGACGGCAACCTCATCGGCGCCTTCAGCGTGTACACCGACATTACCGAAATGCAGCGCCAGCAGGCCCGCATAGAAGAACAGCACGCCCGCATCGCCCGCGCGGCGGAGGCGGCGCGGCAGGTTTCCGCGCGGGTGTCCTCCGCGTCGGGCGAATTGTCGGAGCAGGTGGAAGAGGCCAGCAGCGGTGCGGACGAGCAGCGCGGGCTGGCCGTGGAAAGCGCCTCTGCCATGGAGCAGATGAACGCCTCCGTCATGGAGGTGGCCAGCAATGCCGGTTCCGCCGCCGATCTGGCTGGTTCCGCCCACGAGCAGGCCCGGCAGGGCTCGGCCGTGGTGGAAGAGGCCGTGGCGTGCATCAATCGTGTGGCCGAGCAGGCCCGCGTGCTGGAACACGACATGGGCGAGCTGGGCATCCAGGCCGAGGGGGTAGGGCGCATCATCGGCGTCATCGAGGACATCGCGGACCAGACCAACCTGCTGGCGCTGAACGCGGCCATCGAGGCGGCGCGTGCCGGTGACGCCGGGCGCGGTTTTGCCGTGGTGGCCGACGAGGTGCGCAAGCTGGCCGAAAAGACCATGCAGGCCACGCGAGAGGTGGTGGGCTTTGTGGAGGCCATCCGCGCCGGCGTTGGCCGCAGCCGTGCCGCCACCGACGAGGCCGTGCGGCTGGTGGAGCAGTCCACAGGGCTGGCCGGGCGCAGTGGCGAGGCCTTGCTGGCCATCGTGGGCACCGTGGACCGCACGGCGGAGCAGGTGCGGGCCATCGCCACGGCGGCGGAGCAGCAGTCCGCCGCCAGCGAGCAGATTACCCGCGCGGTGGACCGCATCAGCACCATCTCCGGCCATACGGCCGATTCCATGCGTCATTCCGCAGGTGCCGTGAGCGATCTTGCCCGGCTGGCGCAGGAGTTGGATGGGATTATCGACGACATGCGCTGA
- a CDS encoding 4Fe-4S binding protein, protein MNRQRARLVSRWLCLAAFVLLAWGAGQVLPDNAILPRDLPRDLLVRLDPSMALAASIAGRAVIGAAVPGLVVLALSLLLGRAFCGWVCPFGAMVDASDAVWKRLAKGRRRRTSGRRVSSQSADIRLPAVPRLPKYAVLAAVLAAALAGLDLVFWAAPLPLAARFWTLAAWPPVARLAEWGLSLAAPLARQVGATGLAFAEVAVPGYAATGYIVGFFAVVLAGGVLAPRLWCRMLCPAGAAMGLAGRAAPWRRRVEHACTACGTCARQCPAGAIPVAAPRATDHAECLKCLRCADVCPVDAVRFAFRDVPGRDAARTAEATAELPPHARSQRRALLAGLAMGTCAAALGHAAPALGRPEGVLRPPGALPEPDFLARCVRCGLCAAACPTNTLQPAWLASGALGMFSPVVTPARGFCDPACHACAHSCPTTAIRRLADERTFAKIGTAEVLRDHCLAWAKKKRCLVCDEVCPYDAIALKPEPGYPVGVPHVDPARCAGCGFCERHCPETIQATGQKAIVIRPRDALRIATGSMRTAAEARGLRLVFTPKKPGEAHDAEGPPSPDNGGMPPSDGMPQSGDLPPGFTE, encoded by the coding sequence ATGAACCGCCAACGCGCGCGGCTGGTCAGCCGCTGGCTGTGCCTTGCGGCCTTCGTGCTGCTGGCGTGGGGCGCGGGGCAGGTTCTGCCCGACAACGCAATCCTGCCCCGTGATCTGCCGCGTGACCTGCTGGTACGGCTGGATCCGTCCATGGCCCTGGCCGCCAGCATCGCGGGGCGCGCCGTCATCGGCGCGGCGGTGCCGGGGTTGGTGGTGCTGGCCCTGTCCCTGCTGCTGGGCCGGGCGTTCTGCGGTTGGGTGTGCCCGTTCGGGGCCATGGTGGACGCCAGTGACGCCGTATGGAAACGCCTGGCAAAAGGACGGAGGCGACGCACATCCGGGCGACGGGTATCCAGCCAGAGCGCCGACATACGCTTGCCCGCCGTGCCGCGCCTGCCCAAGTACGCGGTGCTGGCCGCCGTGCTGGCGGCGGCGCTGGCCGGGCTGGACCTGGTGTTCTGGGCCGCGCCGCTACCGCTGGCCGCGCGGTTCTGGACCCTGGCGGCCTGGCCGCCCGTGGCCCGGCTGGCCGAATGGGGCCTGTCGCTGGCCGCGCCTCTGGCCCGCCAGGTGGGGGCCACCGGCCTGGCCTTCGCGGAAGTGGCAGTGCCCGGTTACGCGGCCACCGGCTACATCGTCGGGTTCTTCGCGGTGGTGCTGGCGGGTGGCGTGCTGGCCCCGCGCCTGTGGTGCCGCATGCTCTGCCCTGCGGGCGCCGCCATGGGCCTTGCGGGCCGTGCGGCCCCGTGGCGGCGACGGGTGGAGCATGCCTGTACCGCCTGCGGTACCTGTGCACGGCAATGCCCTGCCGGGGCCATCCCGGTGGCGGCCCCACGCGCAACGGACCACGCCGAATGCCTGAAATGCCTGCGCTGCGCGGATGTCTGCCCGGTGGACGCGGTCCGCTTCGCCTTCCGGGATGTTCCCGGCAGGGACGCAGCACGTACGGCGGAGGCCACGGCGGAACTGCCGCCCCATGCCCGGTCGCAACGCCGTGCGTTGCTGGCGGGGCTGGCCATGGGCACCTGCGCCGCCGCGCTGGGCCACGCCGCCCCGGCGCTGGGCAGGCCGGAAGGGGTGCTGCGCCCGCCGGGCGCCCTGCCCGAGCCGGACTTTCTGGCCCGCTGCGTACGCTGCGGACTGTGCGCCGCCGCCTGCCCCACCAACACCCTGCAACCCGCATGGCTGGCCAGCGGCGCGCTGGGCATGTTCAGCCCGGTGGTCACCCCGGCGCGCGGCTTCTGCGACCCGGCCTGCCACGCCTGCGCCCACTCCTGCCCCACCACGGCCATCCGGCGGCTGGCCGACGAACGCACCTTCGCCAAGATTGGCACGGCAGAAGTGCTGCGCGACCACTGCCTGGCCTGGGCCAAGAAAAAGCGCTGCCTGGTCTGCGACGAGGTGTGCCCCTACGACGCCATCGCCCTGAAGCCGGAGCCCGGCTACCCCGTGGGCGTGCCGCACGTGGACCCGGCCCGTTGCGCCGGATGCGGCTTTTGCGAAAGGCACTGTCCGGAAACCATACAGGCCACCGGCCAGAAGGCCATCGTCATTCGCCCGCGCGACGCCCTGCGCATAGCCACCGGCAGCATGCGCACAGCAGCGGAAGCGCGCGGCCTGCGTCTGGTGTTCACGCCCAAAAAGCCCGGCGAGGCGCACGATGCAGAGGGTCCGCCATCCCCTGACAACGGCGGGATGCCGCCATCCGACGGAATGCCACAATCCGGCGACCTTCCGCCCGGTTTCACCGAATAG
- a CDS encoding DUF362 domain-containing protein, which yields MRRRDFLKWQLSGALWLAAGAPLPGVSSMHAPLFPLPSGPGVAQAAQSATSASGTTPDVAVVKGAPAAATHACVGMLGGMGRFVKTGQKVVIKPNMSFASAASLGTNTHPEVVAALVRMCRDAGAASVLVLDNPLAPAEQCIERSGIRTACAEFGDIVQAPTAERFYRELDIDGAQQMTANTFLRDALDADVLIAAPTAKSHSSTGVSLGLKGMMGLIRQRGVMHSRYDLDTAIVDLNTRLRAALTVIDGTYVLSTGGPGGPGKVLQENTVIASADPVSADACAVESFEWYGRRFAARQVSHIRLAHERGLGSMDLAARTVTRITL from the coding sequence ATGCGTCGCAGGGACTTCCTGAAATGGCAATTGTCCGGCGCGCTGTGGCTGGCCGCCGGGGCACCCCTGCCCGGTGTGTCGTCAATGCATGCGCCCCTTTTCCCGCTGCCGTCCGGCCCAGGAGTGGCCCAGGCTGCCCAGTCCGCCACCTCAGCGTCCGGCACCACCCCCGATGTCGCCGTGGTCAAGGGTGCACCCGCCGCCGCCACCCATGCCTGCGTGGGCATGCTGGGCGGCATGGGGCGCTTCGTGAAGACCGGGCAGAAGGTGGTCATCAAACCCAACATGTCCTTTGCCTCTGCCGCCAGCCTGGGCACCAACACCCACCCGGAAGTGGTGGCGGCGTTGGTACGCATGTGCCGCGATGCGGGGGCCGCGTCCGTACTGGTGCTGGACAACCCGCTGGCCCCGGCGGAGCAGTGCATCGAGCGTTCGGGCATCCGCACCGCGTGCGCGGAGTTCGGCGACATCGTGCAGGCCCCCACGGCGGAACGCTTCTACCGCGAACTGGACATCGACGGTGCGCAGCAGATGACCGCCAACACCTTCCTGCGCGACGCGCTGGACGCAGACGTGCTGATCGCCGCGCCCACGGCCAAGTCGCACAGTTCCACCGGCGTCTCGCTGGGGCTCAAGGGCATGATGGGACTGATCCGCCAGCGCGGGGTGATGCATTCGCGCTACGATCTCGACACCGCCATCGTGGACCTGAACACCAGGCTGCGCGCCGCACTCACGGTCATCGACGGCACCTACGTGCTGTCCACCGGCGGACCCGGCGGCCCCGGCAAGGTGCTGCAGGAAAACACGGTGATCGCCTCCGCCGACCCGGTATCCGCCGACGCCTGCGCCGTGGAATCGTTCGAATGGTACGGGCGGCGCTTTGCCGCGCGGCAGGTCAGCCACATCAGGCTGGCCCATGAACGGGGCCTGGGTTCCATGGATCTTGCCGCGCGCACCGTCACGCGGATCACCCTGTAG
- the lepA gene encoding translation elongation factor 4 has translation MPRQEHIRNFSIIAHIDHGKSTLADRILEVTGLVSDREKRDQYLDRMELERERGITIKAQSVRIPYTAKDGRKYVLNLIDTPGHVDFNYEVSRSLAACEGALLVVDASQGVEAQTLANVYLALDHNLEVIPVLNKVDLPSADADRVKHEIEESIGLDCSDAVAVSAKTGLNVDKVLEAIVARLPAPEGNLNAPLKALIFDSWYDSYQGVVVLFRIVDGVLRKGDRIKLFATERSYEVIRLGVFSPEIVDMTELGAGEVGFLCANIKELGDAKVGDTITHVDRPAEIPVEGFKEVQPMVFCGLYPTDSADYEQLKYALEKLQLNDAAFSYEPETSQALGFGYRCGFLGLLHMEIIQERLEREFQVELIATAPSVIYKIDTVDGKKSDIDNPSKLPDPTKIAALYEPYVRMDIHVPNDYVGNVLKLCEEKRGIQKNMGYIASNRVVITYELPFAEIVFDFFDRLKSGTKGYASMDYEFIDYRQSALVKLDILINAEAVDALAVIVHRDKAYHYGRALALKLKRTIPRQMFEVAIQAAIGQKIIARESISALRKNVTAKCYGGDITRKRKLLEKQKEGKKRMKRMGNVELPQEAFLAALQVGDE, from the coding sequence ATGCCCAGACAGGAACACATCCGCAATTTCAGCATCATCGCGCATATCGACCATGGCAAATCCACCCTGGCCGACCGTATCCTTGAGGTTACCGGGCTGGTCAGCGACCGCGAAAAGCGCGACCAGTATCTGGACCGCATGGAGCTTGAGCGCGAGCGCGGCATCACCATCAAGGCCCAGTCGGTGCGCATCCCGTACACGGCCAAGGATGGCCGCAAGTACGTGCTGAACCTCATCGACACGCCCGGCCACGTGGACTTCAACTACGAGGTCTCGCGCTCGCTCGCCGCGTGCGAAGGGGCGCTGCTGGTTGTGGACGCCTCGCAGGGCGTGGAAGCCCAGACCCTGGCCAACGTGTATCTTGCGCTGGACCACAATCTGGAAGTCATTCCGGTCCTGAACAAGGTGGACCTGCCCAGCGCCGATGCAGACCGCGTGAAGCACGAGATCGAGGAAAGCATCGGCCTCGACTGCTCCGACGCCGTGGCCGTCAGCGCCAAGACCGGCCTGAACGTGGACAAGGTGCTGGAAGCCATCGTCGCGCGTCTGCCCGCGCCCGAAGGCAACCTGAACGCCCCGCTGAAGGCCCTGATCTTCGATTCCTGGTACGATTCGTATCAGGGCGTGGTGGTGCTGTTCCGCATCGTGGACGGCGTGCTGCGCAAGGGCGACCGCATCAAGCTGTTCGCCACCGAGCGCAGCTACGAAGTGATCCGCCTTGGGGTGTTCTCGCCCGAAATCGTGGACATGACCGAACTGGGTGCTGGCGAAGTGGGCTTTCTGTGCGCCAACATCAAGGAACTGGGCGACGCCAAGGTGGGCGACACCATCACTCATGTGGACCGCCCCGCCGAAATACCCGTGGAAGGCTTCAAGGAAGTGCAGCCCATGGTGTTCTGCGGGCTGTACCCCACCGATTCCGCCGACTACGAACAGCTCAAGTACGCGCTGGAAAAGCTGCAGCTCAACGACGCGGCCTTCTCGTACGAGCCGGAAACCTCGCAGGCGCTGGGCTTCGGCTACCGTTGCGGGTTCCTTGGCCTGTTGCACATGGAGATCATCCAGGAGCGGCTGGAGCGCGAATTTCAGGTGGAACTCATCGCCACCGCACCCTCGGTGATCTACAAGATCGACACCGTGGACGGGAAGAAGAGCGACATCGACAACCCCTCCAAGCTCCCAGACCCCACCAAGATCGCCGCGCTGTACGAACCCTACGTGCGCATGGACATCCACGTGCCCAACGATTACGTGGGCAACGTGCTGAAGCTGTGCGAGGAAAAGCGCGGCATTCAGAAGAACATGGGGTACATCGCCTCCAACCGCGTGGTCATCACCTACGAACTGCCGTTCGCCGAAATCGTGTTCGACTTCTTCGACCGGCTGAAGTCGGGCACCAAGGGGTACGCCTCGATGGACTACGAGTTCATCGACTACCGGCAGTCGGCCCTGGTGAAGCTGGACATCCTGATCAACGCCGAAGCCGTGGACGCGCTGGCCGTCATCGTGCACCGCGACAAGGCCTACCACTACGGCCGCGCGCTGGCGCTGAAGCTGAAGCGCACCATCCCGCGCCAGATGTTCGAGGTGGCCATCCAGGCGGCCATCGGGCAGAAGATCATTGCCCGCGAATCCATTTCCG